A window from Bosea sp. ANAM02 encodes these proteins:
- a CDS encoding pyridoxine 5'-phosphate synthase has translation MMADRLRLGVNIDHVATVRNARGGALPDPVRAAHLAIAAGADGITAHLREDRRHIRDADMERLATELTKPLNFEMGATEEMIALAERLKPHAACLVPEKREERTTEGGLDVVGQESHLKPAIARLKAAGCRVSLFIEPDEAPIAMAAKLGAPVVELHTGSWCHAVLDGETAKAEAEFQRLADGAALGARLGLEMHAGHGLDYDTARTLAAVPAFVEFNIGHFLIGEAIFIGLEEAIRRMRQAMDEGRAG, from the coding sequence ATGATGGCCGATCGGCTGCGTTTGGGGGTCAATATCGACCATGTCGCCACGGTGCGAAACGCGCGCGGCGGCGCCCTGCCCGACCCGGTCCGGGCCGCGCATCTCGCCATCGCCGCCGGCGCCGACGGCATCACCGCCCATCTGCGCGAGGACCGGCGCCATATCCGCGACGCCGACATGGAGCGCCTCGCCACAGAACTGACCAAGCCGCTCAATTTCGAGATGGGCGCGACCGAAGAGATGATCGCGCTGGCCGAACGGCTGAAGCCGCATGCGGCATGCCTCGTGCCGGAAAAGCGCGAGGAACGCACCACCGAAGGCGGGCTCGACGTGGTCGGGCAGGAAAGCCATCTCAAGCCCGCGATCGCCCGGTTGAAGGCGGCCGGCTGCCGCGTCTCGCTGTTCATCGAGCCGGACGAGGCGCCGATCGCGATGGCCGCCAAGCTCGGCGCACCGGTGGTCGAACTGCATACCGGAAGCTGGTGCCATGCCGTCCTCGACGGCGAGACCGCGAAGGCCGAGGCGGAATTCCAGCGGCTTGCCGACGGCGCGGCGCTCGGAGCCAGGCTCGGGCTCGAAATGCATGCCGGACACGGTCTCGACTACGACACCGCCCGCACGCTCGCGGCCGTGCCGGCCTTCGTCGAGTTCAATATCGGCCATTTCCTGATCGGCGAGGCCATCTTCATCGGCCTCGAAGAGGCGATCCGCCGGATGCGGCAGGCGATGGACGAGGGGCGGGCGGGCTAG
- the acpS gene encoding holo-ACP synthase, protein MILGIGSDLCDIRRIERSLERFGERFTQRVFTEGERTKSDRRATRAASYARRFAAKEACSKALGTGMSHGVFWRDMEVVNLPGGRPTMRLTGGAAARLKAMTPPGHEPFVHVSLTDDPPLAQAFVVIEARPIT, encoded by the coding sequence ATGATCCTCGGTATCGGCTCCGACCTCTGCGACATCCGCCGCATCGAGCGCTCGCTCGAACGCTTCGGCGAGCGCTTCACCCAGCGTGTCTTCACCGAGGGCGAGCGGACGAAATCGGACCGCCGCGCCACCCGCGCCGCGTCCTATGCCCGCCGCTTCGCCGCCAAGGAGGCCTGCTCGAAGGCGCTCGGCACCGGCATGAGCCACGGCGTGTTCTGGCGCGACATGGAGGTGGTCAACCTGCCGGGCGGGCGTCCGACCATGCGGTTGACCGGCGGCGCAGCGGCCCGATTGAAGGCCATGACACCGCCGGGCCACGAGCCCTTCGTCCATGTCTCGCTGACGGACGACCCACCGCTGGCCCAGGCCTTCGTGGTGATCGAGGCCCGGCCGATAACCTGA
- the aqpZ gene encoding aquaporin Z yields the protein MSTKKLAAEAIGTFWLTFAGCGSAVIAAGFPNVGIGLLGVSLAFGLTVVTMAYAIGHISGCHLNPAVTVGLAAGGRFPAGQVVPYIVAQVVGAVVAAGVLYLIASGAPGFDLAGGFASNGYAEHSPGKYNLVSAFLMEVVMTMMFLFIIMGSTHGKAPAGFAPLAIGLGLCLIHLVSIPVTNTSVNPARSTGPALFVGGWALQQLWLFWVAPLIGGVLGGVIYRWLSDEPEGQVTGR from the coding sequence ATGAGCACGAAAAAATTAGCGGCCGAAGCCATCGGCACGTTCTGGTTGACCTTTGCAGGTTGCGGCAGCGCGGTGATCGCAGCAGGATTTCCGAATGTCGGTATCGGGTTGCTTGGCGTTTCGCTGGCCTTCGGCCTCACCGTCGTGACGATGGCCTATGCGATCGGCCATATCTCCGGCTGCCATCTCAACCCGGCCGTGACGGTCGGCCTCGCGGCCGGCGGGCGCTTCCCGGCGGGACAGGTCGTTCCTTATATTGTCGCGCAGGTCGTCGGCGCCGTCGTGGCCGCCGGCGTCCTCTATCTCATCGCCAGCGGCGCGCCGGGCTTCGATTTGGCCGGCGGCTTCGCCTCGAACGGCTATGCAGAGCACTCGCCCGGCAAGTACAATCTCGTCTCGGCCTTCCTGATGGAAGTCGTGATGACCATGATGTTCCTCTTCATCATCATGGGCTCGACCCATGGCAAGGCGCCGGCCGGCTTCGCTCCGCTCGCGATCGGCCTCGGGCTCTGCCTGATCCATCTCGTCAGCATCCCGGTTACCAACACCTCGGTGAACCCGGCCCGCAGCACCGGCCCGGCGCTCTTCGTCGGCGGCTGGGCCCTGCAGCAGCTCTGGCTGTTCTGGGTGGCGCCGCTGATCGGCGGCGTGCTCGGCGGCGTGATCTATCGCTGGCTGAGCGACGAGCCGGAAGGTCAGGTCACCGGCCGTTGA
- the lepB gene encoding signal peptidase I, translated as MANDVDSKSKAAKDEGGVLETIKVVVQALLIALVIRTLLFQPFNIPSGSLIPTLLIGDYLFVSKYTYGYSKHSIPFSPPLFSGRVWAAEPKRGDIAVFKLPSDNSTDYIKRVIGLPGDRIQMIDGILHINNQPVKRERIADYVTADNWGRSVPTIQYRETLPNGVSHQIIEREGDTGTFDNTQVFTVPPGHFFMMGDNRDNSLDSRDRSVGFVPFENFVGRAEIIFFSIEDGASAWKIWEWPYTVRWNRLFSTIK; from the coding sequence GTGGCCAACGACGTCGACAGCAAAAGCAAGGCGGCCAAGGATGAAGGCGGCGTTCTCGAGACGATCAAGGTCGTCGTCCAGGCACTGCTGATCGCGCTGGTCATTCGTACCCTGCTGTTCCAACCCTTCAACATCCCCTCGGGCTCGCTGATCCCGACGCTGCTGATCGGCGACTACCTGTTCGTGTCGAAATACACCTATGGCTATTCCAAGCATTCGATCCCGTTCAGCCCGCCGCTGTTCTCAGGCCGGGTCTGGGCGGCCGAACCCAAGCGCGGCGACATCGCCGTGTTCAAGCTGCCGAGCGACAATTCGACCGACTATATCAAGCGCGTCATCGGCCTGCCGGGTGACCGCATCCAGATGATCGACGGCATCCTGCACATCAACAACCAGCCGGTGAAGCGCGAGCGCATCGCCGACTACGTGACCGCCGACAACTGGGGCCGCAGCGTGCCCACGATCCAGTATCGCGAGACGCTGCCCAACGGCGTCAGCCACCAGATCATCGAGCGCGAGGGCGATACCGGCACCTTCGACAACACGCAGGTCTTCACGGTACCGCCCGGCCATTTCTTCATGATGGGCGACAACCGCGACAACTCTCTCGATTCGCGCGACCGCAGCGTCGGCTTCGTGCCCTTCGAGAATTTCGTCGGCCGCGCCGAGATCATCTTCTTCTCGATCGAGGACGGCGCCTCGGCCTGGAAGATCTGGGAATGGCCCTATACGGTTCGCTGGAACCGTCTGTTCAGCACCATCAAGTGA
- the rnc gene encoding ribonuclease III, whose amino-acid sequence MSKAGESGRKAPDTARLEAALGHRFADPSLLATALTHMSAEDSRLASYQRLEFLGDRVLGLSVAELLFRQFPQSEEGNLSRRLADLVRKETCAEVAQGWNLGQFMRLGEGEILGGARKNKAILADACEAIIGAVFIDGGYEAARALVERAFGERMLKPVRPLRDAKTVLQEWAQGRGYPTPTYSERGRSGPDHAPVFVVAARITGLNDAEARGPSKRLAEQAAAEAFLRREGLWNDNPESENV is encoded by the coding sequence GTGAGCAAGGCGGGCGAAAGCGGGCGAAAGGCCCCGGATACCGCGCGGCTCGAAGCCGCGCTCGGGCACCGCTTCGCGGACCCTAGCCTGCTCGCCACCGCGCTGACCCATATGAGCGCCGAGGATTCGCGCCTCGCCAGCTACCAGCGCCTCGAATTCCTCGGCGACCGCGTGCTCGGCCTGTCGGTCGCCGAATTGCTGTTCCGGCAGTTCCCGCAGTCGGAGGAAGGCAATCTCTCGCGCCGGCTCGCCGATCTCGTGCGCAAGGAGACCTGCGCCGAGGTCGCTCAGGGCTGGAATCTCGGCCAGTTCATGCGGCTCGGCGAGGGCGAGATCCTCGGCGGCGCCCGCAAGAACAAGGCGATCCTGGCCGATGCCTGCGAAGCGATCATCGGCGCCGTCTTCATCGACGGCGGCTACGAGGCGGCGCGCGCGCTGGTCGAACGCGCTTTTGGAGAGCGCATGCTGAAGCCAGTCCGGCCCTTGCGCGACGCCAAGACCGTGCTGCAGGAATGGGCGCAAGGGCGGGGCTATCCGACGCCGACCTATAGCGAGCGCGGCCGGTCCGGCCCCGATCACGCGCCGGTCTTTGTCGTCGCCGCCAGGATCACGGGGCTCAACGACGCCGAGGCGCGCGGCCCCTCCAAGCGGCTGGCCGAGCAGGCCGCGGCCGAAGCCTTCCTGAGACGCGAGGGCCTGTGGAACGACAACCCGGAAAGCGAAAATGTCTGA
- the era gene encoding GTPase Era yields MSETDQATRCGFVALIGAPNAGKSTLLNQLVGAKISIVSRKVQTTRTQVRGIALSGTAQIIFVDTPGIFAPKRRLDRAMVTSAWGGATDADLIGVLVDVARFDHEENTALFEKLAELKQPKFLILNKIDTVPKEKLLEITAKVNERGSFETTFMVAALTGYGVKDILAWLEKRLPLGPWLYPEDQISDAPLRFLAAEITREKMFERLHDELPYRSTVETESWQQKPDGSVRIEQTIYVEREGQRKIVLGEGGQTIKAIGQRARIEIAEAAEAKVHLFLFVKVRENWSDDPERYREMGLEFPKGKG; encoded by the coding sequence ATGTCTGAAACCGATCAAGCCACGCGCTGCGGCTTCGTCGCGCTGATCGGCGCGCCGAATGCCGGCAAGTCGACGCTGCTCAACCAGCTCGTCGGCGCCAAGATCTCGATCGTCTCGCGCAAGGTGCAGACGACGCGCACGCAGGTGCGCGGCATCGCGCTCTCGGGCACGGCGCAGATCATCTTCGTCGACACGCCCGGCATCTTCGCGCCCAAGCGCCGGCTCGACCGCGCGATGGTGACGAGCGCCTGGGGCGGCGCTACAGATGCCGACCTGATCGGCGTGCTGGTCGACGTCGCGCGCTTCGACCATGAGGAGAACACCGCGCTGTTCGAAAAGCTCGCCGAGCTGAAGCAGCCGAAATTCCTGATCCTCAACAAGATCGACACGGTGCCGAAGGAGAAGCTGCTCGAAATCACCGCCAAGGTGAACGAGCGCGGCAGCTTCGAGACGACCTTCATGGTCGCGGCGCTGACCGGCTACGGCGTCAAGGACATCCTGGCCTGGCTGGAGAAGCGCCTGCCGCTTGGCCCCTGGCTCTACCCGGAAGACCAGATCTCGGACGCGCCGCTGCGCTTCCTCGCCGCCGAGATCACCCGCGAGAAGATGTTCGAGCGGCTGCATGACGAACTGCCCTATCGCTCGACCGTCGAGACCGAGAGCTGGCAGCAGAAGCCCGATGGCTCGGTCCGCATCGAGCAGACGATCTATGTCGAGCGCGAGGGCCAGCGGAAGATCGTGCTCGGCGAAGGCGGCCAGACGATCAAGGCGATCGGCCAGAGGGCGCGCATCGAGATCGCGGAGGCGGCCGAGGCCAAGGTCCATCTCTTCCTGTTCGTGAAGGTGCGCGAGAACTGGAGCGACGATCCGGAGCGCTACCGCGAGATGGGGCTGGAATTCCCGAAGGGCAAAGGCTGA
- a CDS encoding sugar O-acetyltransferase, producing the protein MRSEKDKMLAGELYRADSPELIDDNRRISAWMERLNATGATPEARLELMREAFGYVGRGVVIRPPFHCDYGYNISLGDGVFLNFNCIILDVVAVTIGDGTQIGPGVQILTADHPRDPAQRRQMLEFGRPVSIGRNVWIGGGAIILPGVMIGDDAIIGARSVVTRDVPAEGTAVGNPARLRP; encoded by the coding sequence ATGCGCAGCGAGAAGGACAAGATGCTGGCCGGCGAGCTTTACCGCGCCGACAGCCCAGAGCTCATCGACGACAACCGTCGCATCAGCGCCTGGATGGAGCGGCTAAACGCGACCGGTGCGACGCCCGAAGCACGGCTGGAGCTCATGCGGGAGGCCTTCGGTTATGTCGGGCGCGGCGTCGTCATCCGCCCGCCCTTCCATTGCGACTACGGCTACAACATCAGCCTGGGCGACGGCGTCTTCCTGAACTTCAACTGCATCATCCTCGACGTCGTCGCGGTCACGATCGGCGACGGCACGCAGATCGGCCCCGGCGTGCAGATCCTGACCGCCGACCACCCCCGCGACCCGGCCCAGCGCCGGCAGATGCTGGAATTCGGACGGCCTGTCAGCATCGGGCGCAATGTCTGGATCGGCGGCGGCGCGATCATCCTGCCCGGCGTCATGATCGGCGACGACGCCATTATCGGCGCACGCAGCGTGGTCACGCGCGACGTGCCTGCCGAGGGCACCGCGGTGGGCAATCCCGCGCGCTTGCGGCCCTGA
- a CDS encoding NYN domain-containing protein, translating into MSAAPRIALFIDGANLYATSKQLGFDMDYRRLLREFQGRGNLIRAFYFTTLVESEEYSSIRPLVDWLDYNGYRVITKAAKEFTDATGRRRIKGNMDIELAIEMLELAAHLDQIYLFSGDGDFRPLVEAVQRKGVKVSVVSTISTNPPMVSDELRRQCDEFVDLAQLMQKIGRDPAERASRSGSAGAPGAPGNPSLERRYGIRQGDEPAEG; encoded by the coding sequence ATGAGCGCCGCACCGCGCATCGCGCTGTTTATCGATGGCGCCAATCTCTACGCCACTTCGAAGCAGCTCGGCTTCGACATGGACTACCGGCGCCTGCTGCGGGAATTCCAGGGGCGTGGCAACCTGATCCGCGCCTTCTATTTCACCACGCTGGTCGAGAGCGAGGAGTATTCCTCGATCCGGCCGCTGGTCGACTGGCTCGACTACAACGGCTACCGGGTGATCACCAAGGCGGCGAAGGAGTTCACCGACGCCACCGGCCGGCGCCGGATCAAGGGCAACATGGACATCGAGCTGGCGATCGAGATGCTCGAGCTCGCTGCGCATCTCGACCAGATCTACCTGTTCTCCGGCGACGGCGATTTCCGGCCGCTGGTCGAAGCCGTGCAGCGCAAGGGCGTGAAGGTCTCGGTGGTCTCGACGATCTCGACCAACCCGCCCATGGTCTCGGACGAATTGCGGCGCCAGTGCGACGAGTTCGTCGATCTCGCCCAGCTCATGCAGAAGATCGGCCGCGATCCGGCCGAGCGCGCCAGCCGCAGCGGTTCTGCTGGAGCGCCGGGCGCGCCTGGCAACCCGTCATTGGAGCGTCGCTACGGCATCCGCCAGGGCGACGAGCCGGCGGAGGGGTAG
- a CDS encoding DUF559 domain-containing protein, translated as MVSEQQSFAKQLRQRATKPEDVLWELVRGRRIDGLKFRRQVPLLAYTVDFLCFERKLIIEIDGRQHLADRDYDAARTAEIERHGFVLIRFRNEEVLNDRDAVVARIRAAAGVS; from the coding sequence ATGGTATCGGAGCAGCAGAGCTTCGCCAAACAACTTCGGCAGCGGGCGACCAAGCCGGAGGATGTCCTCTGGGAACTGGTGAGAGGTCGCCGGATTGATGGCCTCAAGTTCCGCCGGCAAGTGCCTCTTCTGGCCTATACCGTTGACTTCCTCTGTTTCGAGCGCAAGCTGATCATCGAGATCGACGGCCGCCAGCATCTGGCGGATCGAGACTATGATGCAGCGAGAACAGCCGAGATCGAACGCCACGGCTTCGTGCTTATCCGGTTCCGCAATGAAGAGGTTTTGAACGATCGCGATGCCGTCGTCGCGAGGATTCGGGCTGCCGCTGGAGTCTCCTGA
- the smpB gene encoding SsrA-binding protein SmpB: protein MKKPDPERYRLAADNRKARFNYEIKETIEAGLALQGTEVKSLRGGRATIGESYAGPMGDELWLFNSYIPEYLEANRFNHEVRRPRKLLLHRRQIHKLMGAIQREGYTVIPLKVYFNEKGRAKIELGLGRGKKLHDKRETEKTRDWNRDKQRLLKTGG, encoded by the coding sequence ATGAAGAAACCCGATCCGGAGCGCTATCGCCTTGCGGCGGATAACCGCAAGGCGCGCTTCAATTACGAGATCAAGGAGACGATCGAGGCCGGCCTTGCCCTGCAGGGCACGGAGGTCAAGTCGTTGCGCGGTGGCCGCGCGACGATCGGGGAGAGCTATGCCGGCCCGATGGGCGACGAGCTCTGGCTCTTCAACTCCTATATCCCCGAATATCTCGAAGCGAACCGCTTCAACCACGAAGTCCGCCGCCCGCGGAAGCTGCTGCTGCATCGCCGCCAGATCCACAAGCTGATGGGCGCGATCCAGCGCGAGGGCTACACCGTCATTCCGCTGAAGGTCTATTTCAACGAGAAGGGCCGGGCGAAGATCGAGCTCGGCCTCGGCCGCGGCAAGAAGCTCCACGATAAGCGCGAGACCGAGAAGACCCGCGACTGGAACCGCGACAAGCAGCGCCTGCTGAAGACGGGTGGGTGA
- the dapA gene encoding 4-hydroxy-tetrahydrodipicolinate synthase yields the protein MTKHIAFTGSMPALVTPFKSGKVDEQALRALVEWQIGNGSTGLVPVGTTGESPTLSHDEHKRVVEIVIDQNKGRVPVIAGAGSNNTIEAIDLAVHAEKAGADAVLVVTPYYNRPTQEGLYQHFKAVNDAIGIPIIIYNIPPRSVVDMSVETMTRLYELKNIAGVKDATANLARVSQQRHAMGPDFIQLSGEDMTALAYMAAGGHGCISVVANVAPRLCADLMEAVQKGDYASALKVQDRLVPLHDAIFKEPGLAGAKHGLTLLGRIEEEVRLPLMPVTPATGKVIREAMVFAGLLNA from the coding sequence ATGACCAAGCACATTGCCTTCACCGGCTCGATGCCCGCTCTGGTCACGCCGTTCAAATCCGGCAAGGTCGACGAGCAGGCGCTGCGTGCGCTGGTCGAATGGCAGATCGGGAACGGCTCGACCGGGCTCGTGCCCGTCGGCACCACCGGCGAGAGCCCGACCCTGTCGCATGACGAGCACAAGCGCGTCGTCGAGATCGTCATCGACCAGAACAAGGGCCGCGTCCCGGTCATCGCCGGCGCCGGCTCGAACAACACGATCGAGGCGATCGACCTCGCGGTCCATGCCGAAAAGGCCGGCGCCGATGCCGTGCTCGTGGTCACGCCCTATTACAACAGGCCGACCCAGGAGGGCCTGTACCAGCACTTCAAGGCGGTGAACGATGCGATCGGCATTCCGATCATCATCTACAACATCCCGCCGCGCTCGGTGGTGGACATGTCGGTCGAGACGATGACGCGGCTCTATGAACTCAAGAACATCGCCGGCGTGAAGGATGCGACGGCCAATCTCGCCCGCGTCTCGCAGCAGCGCCATGCCATGGGGCCGGATTTCATCCAGCTCTCCGGCGAGGACATGACCGCGCTCGCCTATATGGCGGCCGGTGGCCATGGCTGCATCTCGGTCGTCGCCAATGTCGCGCCGCGCCTCTGTGCCGACCTGATGGAAGCTGTCCAGAAGGGCGACTATGCCAGCGCGCTGAAGGTGCAGGACCGTTTGGTGCCGCTCCATGACGCGATCTTCAAGGAGCCCGGCCTTGCCGGGGCCAAGCATGGCCTGACGCTGCTTGGCCGCATCGAGGAGGAGGTGCGCCTGCCCTTGATGCCGGTGACCCCGGCGACCGGCAAAGTCATTCGCGAGGCCATGGTTTTCGCCGGGCTGTTGAATGCCTAA
- a CDS encoding lytic transglycosylase domain-containing protein — protein MASPAAARRLICLLLPALLSASSTLAGDDGMLATQRKLAMLGDVEATGALPYPANALRGDDDVNMQAVKAAVAAYRRGALAEGDDLAARIDDRSTRSLLEWVAIHTNAGAVRFLRIDAFLREHPNYPATTRFRRRAEEALIAEKKSPAIVRAFFHGQQPVSPAGRIALAVALKDEGKAEEANSLIRQSWRKDLFGQSLEKIALAAFADVLSKDDHRLRAERFLFRESSAAALRNAARVSADYVVLAKARLASARARRPISEKLIAAVPASLRGDISFAFLQAQQARRGDRLDDAVKALAAIPRDPALLGDGDGWWEERRIIARKLLDAGQPQKAYEVSSGHGAEDAAERIEAEWHAGFLALRFLRKPDVALKHFDAAAGIAETPISVARAAYWQGRAYEALGRTDEARAAFGKAAEHPVAYYGQLARAKLGFSDLPLRRSVAAGLETLPGHRAMRLLYRIGERNLATLMLNDLARRLHTTEALEAIAAIARHETDARVQVGIGKAALQRGFPLDMAAYPVDGIPDFDVLGDPMERAIVHAIARQESAFDPTAMSHAGARGLMQMMPATARETARRAGLPFDWQKLGQDPLYAARMGAAHLNDLLKEWRGSYILTFAAYNAGSPNVKKWIAAYGDPRDPEVDAVDWVERIPFSETRNYVQRVMENLQVYRERLNQRTAYLIDHDLKRGGKQD, from the coding sequence ATGGCCTCGCCTGCCGCCGCGAGGAGACTGATCTGCCTGCTGCTGCCCGCCCTGCTCTCGGCGTCATCGACGCTGGCAGGCGATGACGGCATGCTCGCGACCCAGCGCAAACTCGCCATGCTCGGCGATGTCGAGGCCACGGGCGCGCTGCCCTACCCCGCCAATGCGCTGCGTGGCGATGACGACGTCAATATGCAGGCCGTTAAGGCCGCGGTCGCCGCGTACCGACGCGGCGCGCTCGCCGAGGGCGACGATCTCGCCGCCCGGATCGACGACCGCTCGACACGATCCCTGCTCGAATGGGTGGCGATCCATACCAATGCCGGTGCGGTGCGCTTCCTGCGCATCGATGCCTTCCTGCGCGAGCACCCGAACTATCCGGCCACAACCCGTTTTCGACGCCGCGCGGAGGAGGCGCTGATCGCCGAGAAGAAGAGTCCGGCGATCGTGCGCGCCTTCTTCCATGGCCAGCAGCCGGTCTCGCCGGCCGGACGGATCGCGCTGGCCGTTGCGCTCAAGGATGAAGGCAAGGCCGAGGAAGCCAACTCCCTCATCCGCCAGAGCTGGCGGAAGGACCTGTTCGGCCAGTCGCTGGAGAAGATCGCGCTCGCCGCCTTCGCGGACGTCTTGAGCAAGGACGACCATCGCCTGCGCGCCGAGCGCTTCCTGTTTCGCGAGAGCAGCGCGGCGGCCTTGCGCAACGCGGCTCGCGTCTCGGCCGACTATGTCGTGCTGGCGAAGGCTCGGCTGGCCAGCGCCAGGGCGCGCCGGCCGATCTCCGAGAAACTGATCGCAGCCGTGCCAGCCTCGCTGCGCGGCGATATCTCCTTCGCGTTCCTGCAGGCGCAGCAGGCGCGCCGCGGCGACAGGCTCGACGATGCCGTGAAGGCGCTGGCCGCGATCCCGCGCGATCCCGCCCTGCTCGGCGACGGCGATGGCTGGTGGGAGGAGCGGCGCATCATCGCGCGCAAGCTGCTCGATGCCGGCCAGCCCCAGAAGGCCTACGAGGTCTCCTCCGGCCATGGCGCCGAGGATGCGGCCGAGCGGATCGAGGCCGAATGGCATGCGGGATTTCTGGCGCTGCGCTTTCTCAGGAAGCCGGATGTGGCGCTCAAGCATTTCGATGCCGCCGCCGGTATCGCCGAGACGCCGATCTCGGTCGCGCGCGCCGCCTATTGGCAGGGCCGCGCTTATGAGGCTCTCGGCAGGACCGACGAAGCCAGGGCCGCCTTCGGCAAGGCGGCGGAACACCCGGTCGCCTATTACGGGCAGTTGGCGCGTGCGAAACTCGGCTTCTCCGATCTGCCGCTGCGGCGCAGTGTTGCCGCCGGACTGGAGACGCTGCCCGGCCATCGCGCCATGCGGCTGCTCTACCGTATCGGCGAGCGCAACCTCGCCACGCTGATGCTGAACGATCTCGCGCGACGCCTGCACACGACCGAGGCCCTGGAGGCGATTGCCGCCATCGCCCGGCACGAAACCGATGCGCGCGTACAGGTCGGCATCGGCAAGGCCGCGCTGCAGCGCGGTTTCCCGCTCGACATGGCGGCCTATCCGGTCGACGGCATCCCGGATTTCGACGTGCTCGGCGACCCGATGGAGCGGGCCATCGTCCACGCCATCGCCCGGCAGGAGAGCGCTTTCGATCCGACCGCGATGTCCCATGCCGGCGCGCGCGGGCTGATGCAGATGATGCCGGCGACGGCGCGCGAGACGGCAAGGCGCGCCGGGCTGCCTTTCGACTGGCAGAAGCTGGGGCAGGACCCGCTTTATGCGGCGCGGATGGGCGCGGCCCATCTCAACGACCTGCTCAAGGAATGGCGCGGTTCCTACATCCTGACCTTCGCCGCCTATAATGCCGGCTCGCCCAATGTGAAGAAATGGATCGCCGCCTATGGCGATCCTCGCGATCCCGAAGTCGATGCGGTCGACTGGGTCGAGCGCATCCCGTTTTCCGAGACACGCAACTACGTCCAGCGCGTCATGGAGAACCTGCAGGTCTATCGCGAGCGGCTGAACCAGCGCACAGCCTATCTGATCGACCACGACCTGAAGCGCGGGGGCAAGCAGGATTAG
- a CDS encoding alpha/beta hydrolase — protein MTSESGFTSRFVSASDGLKLHYRDYGPLAATTLPVICLPGFARTAADFHELALALAGDETRPRRVLALDYRGRGLSEYDRNWKNYDIRIELDDLVQVLVASGIEHAIFVGTSRGGLLTMALAAARPAMIRGVVFNDVGPVIDARGLLRIRGYVGKLPVPRSFQEGAEILKRLSDQQFPILGEAEWEMMARRTWTDRDGALRPDYDVRLMKVLEELDLEAPLPVLWTYFDALKTVPMLAIRGANSDLLAEKTLEEMAERHPDCEVYTAPGQGHAPLLGSKDMIRRIGKLVARAERRAG, from the coding sequence ATGACGTCCGAATCCGGCTTCACCTCCCGCTTCGTCAGCGCCAGCGACGGACTCAAGCTGCATTATCGCGACTACGGTCCGCTCGCGGCGACGACGCTGCCGGTCATCTGCCTGCCCGGTTTCGCCCGCACCGCCGCCGATTTCCATGAGCTGGCACTGGCGCTAGCCGGGGACGAGACCAGGCCGCGGCGCGTGCTGGCGCTCGACTATCGCGGCCGCGGGCTCTCCGAATACGACAGGAACTGGAAGAACTACGATATCCGCATCGAGCTCGACGATCTCGTACAGGTGCTCGTCGCAAGCGGCATCGAGCACGCCATCTTCGTCGGCACGTCGCGCGGCGGCCTTCTAACCATGGCGCTGGCTGCAGCGCGGCCCGCCATGATCCGCGGCGTGGTCTTCAACGATGTCGGTCCGGTGATCGATGCGCGCGGACTGCTGCGCATCCGCGGCTATGTCGGCAAGCTGCCCGTGCCGCGCAGTTTCCAGGAAGGCGCGGAAATCCTGAAGCGGCTCTCCGACCAGCAGTTCCCGATCCTCGGCGAAGCCGAGTGGGAGATGATGGCGCGCCGGACATGGACCGATCGCGACGGTGCGCTGAGGCCGGATTACGACGTCCGACTGATGAAGGTGCTGGAGGAACTCGACCTCGAAGCGCCGCTGCCGGTGCTCTGGACCTATTTCGACGCGCTCAAGACCGTGCCGATGCTGGCGATCCGCGGCGCCAATTCCGACCTTCTGGCGGAGAAGACGCTGGAGGAGATGGCCGAGCGCCATCCCGATTGCGAGGTCTACACCGCGCCGGGCCAGGGCCATGCCCCCCTGCTCGGCAGCAAGGACATGATCCGGCGGATCGGCAAGCTGGTCGCACGGGCCGAGCGCCGCGCCGGCTGA